A region of the Mycobacteriales bacterium genome:
GCAGGCCCGCGCGTCGCTCGCCGGCCTCCCGGACGGCGACGCGAGAGCAGCCCTCGAGTCGCTCTGCGACGTGGTCGTCAACCGCCGCCTCTGAAGGATGGCCGCAGGCTCGCGACCGCGGCGACGGATTCAGCCGAAGAGGGCTTTGGCGATGAGGTCGTTCATGACCTCGGTGGCGCCGCCGCCGATCCCGAGGATGCGCGCGTCGCGGTAGTGCCGCTCGACCTCGGTCTCGCGCATGTACCCGGCGCCGCCGTGCAGCTGTACCGCTTCGTTGACGACGTACATGCACGCCTCGACGGCCTGGTTCTTCGCCATCGCGGCTTCGGCGAACAGCTGCTCGCCGGCGGCGACCCGCTCGGTGATGACATGCGCGTAGGTTCGGGACACCTCGACGGCGCGCTTCATGTCGACGAGCTTGTGGCGCACCACCTGCTTGTTGATCAGCGGCTTGCCGAACGCCATCCGGTTGCGCACGTAGTCGACCGTGAGATCCAGCGCCCGTTGCGCGATTCCGTAGGCGTGAACGGCCAGGCCGAGCCGTTCGCCGGCGAAGTTCTGTGCGACCTGGATGAAGCCGCTGCCCTCGGCGCCGACGAGGTTCGACGCCGGCACTCGCACGTCGACGTAGGACAGTTCGCCGGTGTCGCTGCACAGCCAGCCCATCTTCGACAAGCGGCGTACGACGGAGAAGCCGGGTGAATCGGTGTCGACGACGAGCAACGAGATGCCGTGGTGCGGATCGTCGCCGGTCCGCACCACAGTGGTGACGAAGTCCGCACGGGTAGAGGAGGTGATGAACGTCTTCGCGCCGTTGACGACGTAGTGGTCGCCGTCGCGCACGGCGCGGGTGCGGATCGCCGCAACGTCAGAGCCGGCATCGGGCTCGGTGACCGCG
Encoded here:
- a CDS encoding acyl-CoA dehydrogenase family protein; protein product: MTTDVWTTPERAALRQLAREFTAREIVPNLEQWETDGELPRSLHKSAAAAGLLGVAFPEEAGGQGGSIIDSTIVSEEMLYAGASSGLLSGLFTHGIACPHIAASGDTALIARYVVPTLAGDKIGSLAVTEPDAGSDVAAIRTRAVRDGDHYVVNGAKTFITSSTRADFVTTVVRTGDDPHHGISLLVVDTDSPGFSVVRRLSKMGWLCSDTGELSYVDVRVPASNLVGAEGSGFIQVAQNFAGERLGLAVHAYGIAQRALDLTVDYVRNRMAFGKPLINKQVVRHKLVDMKRAVEVSRTYAHVITERVAAGEQLFAEAAMAKNQAVEACMYVVNEAVQLHGGAGYMRETEVERHYRDARILGIGGGATEVMNDLIAKALFG